A single region of the Raphanus sativus cultivar WK10039 chromosome 1, ASM80110v3, whole genome shotgun sequence genome encodes:
- the LOC108859240 gene encoding gibberellin-regulated protein 12-like — MMKLIVVLTVFSLLFAIQFSNADELESPSEPLAIHMKGGPGSLTPEECPKACDFRCSATSHQKPCLFYCNLCCKKCLCVPSGTYGNKEECPCYNNWKNKDGGPKCP, encoded by the exons atgatgaaactCATTGTTGTCCTTACTGTATTCAGTTTGTTGTTTGCTATTCAGTTTTCCAAT GCGGATGAACTAGAGAGTCCATCTGAACCTCTGGCAATACATATG AAAGGAGGACCAGGTTCACTTACACCAGAAG AATGTCCGAAAGCATGCGATTTTCGATGCTCAGCAACATCTCACCAGAAGCCATGCCTATTCTATTGTAACCTTTGTTGTAAAAAGTGTTTGTGTGTGCCATCCGGAACGTATGGAAATAAAGAAGAATGTCCTTGTTATAATAACTGGAAAAACAAGGATGGTGGACCTAAATGTCCatga
- the LOC108839919 gene encoding metalloendoproteinase 3-MMP: protein MIRFCAFGAFLFFLVASPVSAGFYPNASVIPPDLRRNATDNAWNSFLNFIGCHAGMKVDGLYKIKQYFQYFGYIPQTLPGNFTDDFDDILKNAVEMYQRNFKLNITGELDELTLQHVVIPRCGVPDVVNGTSTMLNGGRRRRTYEVSFSGRGQRFHAAKRYSFFPGEPRWPERRRNLTYAFEPLNELTEEVKNVFSRAFVRWAEVIPLTFRRVESFSTSDISIGFYTGDHGDGEPFDGFMGTLAHAFSPPNGHFHLDSDENWIVSGEGGDGFLTERAAVDLESVAVHEIGHLLGLGHSSVQDSIMFPTITTGRRKVDLHSDDVEGVQYLYGPNPNFNGTRSPSPPTQQRDTGNSGAAGRIDGSSSVLTSLLMSTLGLLLCLL from the coding sequence ATGATAAGGTTTTGCGCTTTTGGCGCTTTCTTGTTTTTCCTAGTTGCTTCTCCCGTCTCCGCCGGTTTCTACCCCAACGCCTCAGTTATTCCGCCGGATCTCCGCCGTAACGCCACCGACAACGCCTGGAACTCGTTCTTGAATTTCATAGGCTGCCATGCTGGCATGAAAGTCGATGGCCTTTACAAAATTAAACAATACTTCCAATATTTCGGTTACATCCCCCAAACTCTCCCGGGAAACTTCACCGACGACTTCGACGACATCCTCAAGAACGCCGTCGAGATGTACCAAAGGAACTTCAAGCTAAACATCACGGGAGAACTCGACGAGCTCACTCTTCAACACGTCGTGATCCCACGCTGCGGCGTTCCCGACGTCGTCAACGGCACCTCGACCATGCTCAAcggtggaagaagaagaaggacctACGAGGTCTCCTTCTCGGGTAGAGGCCAACGTTTCCACGCCGCGAAACGCTACTCTTTCTTCCCCGGAGAGCCTCGTTGGCCGGAGCGCCGTAGAAACCTAACCTACGCGTTCGAGCCGCTAAACGAGTTGACCGAGGAGGTCAAGAACGTGTTCTCACGCGCGTTCGTCCGCTGGGCGGAGGTGATTCCTCTTACTTTCAGGCGCGTCGAGAGCTTCTCGACCTCCGACATCAGCATCGGGTTCTACACCGGAGATCACGGCGACGGCGAACCGTTTGACGGCTTCATGGGAACGCTAGCGCATGCCTTCTCGCCGCCGAACGGACATTTCCACCTCGACAGCGATGAGAATTGGATAGTCTCCGGCGAAGGCGGCGACGGGTTTCTCACGGAGAGAGCGGCCGTTGATCTTGAGTCGGTGGCTGTTCACGAGATTGGACATCTTCTTGGGTTAGGACATTCCTCGGTTCAAGACTCTATCATGTTTCCGACCATCACGACGGGGAGGCGTAAGGTTGATTTGCATAGCGATGACGTGGAAGGTGTTCAGTATCTGTATGGTCCGAATCCTAACTTCAACGGTACTAGAAGTCCATCACCGCCAACTCAACAACGAGACACTGGCAACTCCGGGGCTGCTGGGAGGATCGACGGTTCTAGCTCTGTTTTGACTAGTCTATTGATGTCGACCCTTGGATTGTTGTTGTGTTTATTGTAA